The Kineococcus rhizosphaerae genome has a window encoding:
- a CDS encoding alpha/beta fold hydrolase: protein MTLEPPRELRLGNGMRVRYRVQGSGDPVLLLHGIGCSLEDFDEQVDLLAGRYRCWSVDLAGFGGTDPMPVPASVPRLGAFVAAFCARAWLDEPLHLVGNSLGGAVALQFAVDHPELVRSLTLADPAGFGREVTAALRLVTVPFLARRLLTPSEDSARRTLRAVFHDRDLVTAERVARQDALDRRPHGTRVMHETARALGTVLGVRRRWRRDLLRGAARNPVPTLVVWGEEDRILPVTHLPTVRRALPHARTRVFAATGHMPQIERAQEFAALLEEFWRTTTTGTTPGGRP, encoded by the coding sequence GTGACCCTCGAGCCGCCCCGGGAGCTGCGGCTGGGCAACGGGATGCGCGTCCGGTACCGCGTCCAGGGTTCCGGCGACCCGGTCCTGCTCCTGCACGGCATCGGGTGCAGCCTGGAGGACTTCGACGAGCAGGTGGACCTCCTCGCCGGCCGGTACCGGTGCTGGTCCGTGGACCTCGCCGGTTTCGGCGGCACCGATCCGATGCCCGTTCCCGCGTCCGTCCCGCGGCTCGGGGCGTTCGTCGCCGCGTTCTGCGCGCGGGCCTGGCTGGACGAACCGCTGCACCTGGTCGGGAACTCCCTCGGCGGCGCCGTCGCCCTGCAGTTCGCCGTCGACCACCCCGAACTGGTCCGCTCCCTCACCCTGGCCGACCCCGCGGGTTTCGGCCGCGAGGTCACCGCGGCCCTGCGCCTGGTCACCGTGCCGTTCCTCGCCCGGCGGTTGCTCACCCCGAGCGAGGACTCCGCCCGCCGGACGCTGCGGGCGGTGTTCCACGACCGCGACCTCGTCACGGCCGAGCGCGTCGCCCGGCAGGACGCCCTGGACCGCCGCCCGCACGGCACCCGGGTCATGCACGAGACCGCCCGCGCCCTCGGGACCGTCCTCGGGGTGCGCCGGCGCTGGCGCCGCGACCTGCTGCGGGGCGCAGCCCGGAACCCGGTGCCCACCCTCGTGGTGTGGGGCGAGGAGGACCGCATCCTGCCCGTCACCCACCTGCCGACGGTGCGCCGTGCGCTGCCCCACGCCCGGACCCGCGTGTTCGCAGCCACGGGGCACATGCCGCAGATCGAGCGGGCGCAGGAGTTCGCCGCACTGCTCGAGGAGTTCTGGCGGACCACCACGACCGGAACGACCCCCGGAGGACGACCGTGA
- a CDS encoding alcohol dehydrogenase catalytic domain-containing protein → MPSTMRAQRLHVPTRTMTVEDVPVPEPGPGQVLVDVAYCGICHSDLGLLDGSFHDPRGPETITQGHEASGTIAALGEGVTGWAVGDRVVPAAGRPCRRCDRCRRGDLVHCDDVLLMAFAYDGAWAEFTVAEAGGLTRVPDGVPLEQAALLADAVSTPFGAVVHTAAVRPGEAVGVWGVGGVGTHLVQLARLVGAVPVVAVDLDPAVRERALAVGADVALDPQDPELRERIAEATDGHLLDVAFDAVGLASTFEQGLAMLAPRGRVVGVGLSGQEISLGSSLSFNLSRKQALGHLGYQNSDIGTLVKLLAAGRLDLSRSVSAVVGLEEVEDGIRRLHERRGNPVRVLVRP, encoded by the coding sequence CTGCCCAGCACGATGCGCGCCCAGCGCCTGCACGTCCCCACCCGGACGATGACGGTCGAGGACGTCCCGGTGCCCGAACCGGGCCCCGGGCAGGTCCTCGTCGACGTCGCCTACTGCGGCATCTGCCACTCCGACCTCGGGCTCCTCGACGGCTCGTTCCACGACCCCCGCGGGCCGGAGACCATCACCCAGGGCCACGAGGCGTCGGGCACGATCGCCGCGCTCGGGGAGGGCGTGACCGGGTGGGCCGTGGGCGACCGCGTCGTGCCCGCCGCGGGACGTCCGTGCCGTCGCTGCGACCGGTGCCGGCGCGGGGACCTCGTGCACTGCGACGACGTCCTGCTCATGGCGTTCGCCTACGACGGTGCGTGGGCGGAGTTCACCGTCGCCGAGGCGGGGGGCCTGACCCGCGTGCCCGACGGCGTCCCGCTGGAGCAGGCCGCCCTGCTCGCCGACGCCGTCTCGACCCCCTTCGGCGCCGTCGTGCACACCGCCGCCGTGCGTCCCGGGGAAGCCGTCGGGGTGTGGGGCGTCGGCGGGGTCGGGACCCACCTGGTGCAGCTGGCCCGGCTCGTCGGGGCCGTGCCCGTCGTCGCGGTCGACCTCGACCCCGCCGTGCGCGAACGCGCCCTCGCCGTCGGCGCGGACGTGGCCCTGGACCCGCAGGACCCGGAACTGCGCGAACGCATCGCCGAGGCCACCGACGGGCACCTGCTCGACGTCGCCTTCGACGCCGTCGGTCTGGCCTCCACGTTCGAGCAGGGGCTGGCGATGCTCGCCCCGCGCGGCCGGGTCGTGGGGGTCGGGCTGAGCGGGCAGGAGATCTCGCTGGGTTCCTCGCTGTCGTTCAACCTGTCGCGCAAGCAGGCCCTGGGGCACCTGGGGTACCAGAACTCCGACATCGGCACACTGGTGAAGCTGCTGGCCGCCGGCCGGCTGGACCTGTCGCGGTCGGTCAGCGCGGTCGTGGGGCTGGAGGAGGTCGAGGACGGGATCCGGCGGTTGCACGAGCGGCGGGGGAACCCGGTGCGGGTGCTCGTGCGGCCCTAG
- a CDS encoding ROK family protein, producing MDDPTRTVRPVVGVDLGGTATRTVVVLGGEVLASQITSTPVDPSTAISVLEGAVDAVLREAGCVIDDLSGIGIGASGPIDAAGVIRNPDSLPALTGLDVVGALRARFATPVVVENDAATAAVAEFRVGAGRGSRSMLIVTLGTGVGVAVVREGVLFRGGDGLHPEGGHVTVPGERAPCYCGRLTCLEQTASRSALQRAASAVRGSGDLDDLASTAEAGDRDAIEVFDRFGQRLADGLIELSTQHRPEVVVLAGSAAAYLPHFRTALEVRLALTTSAPVPRVRATGLGDFGGAIGAALLGGPPEA from the coding sequence GTGGACGACCCGACGAGAACGGTCCGACCGGTGGTCGGCGTCGACCTCGGCGGTACCGCGACCCGCACCGTCGTGGTGCTCGGCGGAGAGGTCCTCGCCTCCCAGATCACCAGCACACCCGTGGACCCCTCCACCGCGATCTCCGTCCTGGAGGGTGCGGTCGACGCTGTCCTGCGAGAGGCCGGCTGCGTCATCGACGACCTCTCGGGGATCGGCATCGGAGCCAGCGGTCCCATCGATGCCGCCGGCGTCATCCGAAACCCCGACTCCTTGCCCGCCCTGACCGGCCTCGACGTCGTCGGCGCGTTGAGGGCGCGGTTCGCCACCCCGGTCGTGGTGGAGAACGACGCCGCCACCGCCGCGGTCGCGGAGTTCCGCGTCGGCGCCGGCCGGGGGAGCAGGTCGATGCTCATCGTGACGTTGGGGACCGGAGTCGGGGTCGCCGTCGTGCGAGAGGGCGTCTTGTTCCGGGGTGGGGACGGGCTGCACCCTGAAGGGGGGCACGTCACCGTTCCCGGGGAACGAGCACCGTGCTACTGCGGTCGCCTCACCTGTCTGGAGCAGACCGCCTCACGGTCAGCGCTGCAACGAGCAGCCTCGGCCGTGCGCGGTAGCGGCGACCTCGACGATCTGGCGTCCACAGCTGAGGCCGGCGATCGAGACGCCATCGAAGTCTTCGACCGGTTCGGGCAACGCCTCGCCGACGGCCTCATCGAGTTGTCGACCCAGCACCGTCCTGAGGTCGTGGTGCTGGCAGGCAGCGCCGCCGCCTACCTGCCGCACTTCAGAACAGCGTTGGAGGTGAGGCTGGCGCTCACCACGTCTGCGCCCGTACCGCGGGTGAGAGCCACCGGACTGGGTGATTTCGGCGGCGCGATCGGTGCTGCGTTGCTGGGCGGTCCTCCAGAGGCCTGA